One Nocardia iowensis DNA window includes the following coding sequences:
- a CDS encoding acyl-CoA dehydrogenase family protein has protein sequence MDFTLTDEQELLRTAIAGFLGARYELEKSRNAAKLGGGWQPAVWRGFADELGILGATLPERVDGMGGGPVEMMVIAEELGRALVVEPFVDTVVVGAGLLNRSGGDQADTILRQIVTGDARTAFAALEPTSGQTLHDVSTTARRDDDSWLLDGAKTVVTSAPLATHLLITARTAGDRRDQRGISLFHTAFDANNPPAGVEVHPYRTIDDRVAADLVFTGFRLPADALLGVEGTAWVAIEPTVDDAIAATAAEAVGCLRKVLADTLDYAKQRQQFGQPIGSFQVLQHRMVDMYMELEQAIAAVYLAIYSLEADAPTRARAVSAAKVTIARAARFIGQNAVQLHGAMGMTEELAIGHYFKRLTAIEHEFGSSDQHLARYAALTRP, from the coding sequence ATGGACTTCACGCTTACCGACGAGCAGGAACTGCTCCGCACCGCGATCGCCGGATTCCTCGGCGCCCGGTACGAATTGGAAAAGAGCCGCAATGCGGCCAAGCTTGGCGGCGGCTGGCAGCCCGCCGTGTGGCGCGGATTCGCCGACGAACTCGGCATTCTCGGCGCGACCTTGCCCGAGCGGGTCGACGGAATGGGCGGCGGGCCGGTCGAAATGATGGTGATCGCCGAGGAACTCGGGCGGGCACTGGTCGTCGAGCCGTTCGTGGACACGGTTGTCGTCGGTGCCGGACTGTTGAACCGGTCCGGTGGCGATCAGGCCGATACGATATTGCGGCAGATCGTGACCGGCGATGCGCGCACCGCTTTCGCCGCCCTGGAACCGACTTCGGGCCAGACGTTGCACGATGTATCGACAACCGCACGGCGGGACGATGATTCGTGGCTGCTCGACGGTGCGAAGACCGTCGTGACCAGCGCTCCGTTGGCGACCCACCTGCTCATCACCGCCCGCACCGCCGGTGATCGGCGTGATCAGCGCGGAATCTCGTTGTTCCACACCGCGTTCGATGCGAACAACCCGCCCGCCGGAGTCGAGGTGCACCCATATCGGACCATCGATGATCGGGTCGCCGCCGACCTCGTTTTCACCGGCTTCCGGCTGCCCGCCGACGCATTGCTCGGCGTCGAAGGAACCGCCTGGGTCGCCATCGAACCCACCGTGGACGACGCGATCGCCGCCACCGCCGCTGAGGCCGTCGGCTGCCTGCGCAAGGTGCTCGCCGACACCCTCGACTATGCCAAGCAGCGACAGCAATTCGGCCAGCCGATCGGCAGCTTCCAGGTCCTGCAGCACCGCATGGTCGACATGTACATGGAACTCGAACAAGCCATCGCCGCCGTCTATCTCGCGATCTACTCGCTGGAAGCCGACGCCCCGACCCGGGCCCGCGCCGTCTCCGCCGCGAAGGTCACCATTGCCAGGGCCGCCCGCTTCATCGGCCAGAACGCCGTCCAATTGCACGGCGCCATGGGCATGACCGAAGAACTGGCCATCGGCCACTACTTCAAGCGCCTGACCGCCATTGAGCACGAATTCGGTTCCAGTGATCAGCATTTGGCCCGGTACGCGGCATTGACGCGACCGTAG
- a CDS encoding acyl-CoA dehydrogenase family protein encodes MEFDWSAADLAFRDEVRAFLDAKLTPELRRAGRLATSVYPDHEASMQWQRILHEKGWAAPAWPVEYGGCGWSLTQHYIFNRESTLAGAPALSPMGIKMVAHAIIAYGTPEQKDFYLPRILTGEVFFCQGYSEPEAGSDLASLTMAAVDDGDDFLCTGSKIWTTHATEANWIFCLVRTSRTGKKQQGITFLLIDMTTPGIEIRPLVMTSGEQVQNQVFFDNVRVPKRNVLGQIDEGWTVAKYLLVHERGGAMAPFLQAMAQEIAVDAAEQPGPDGAPLIDDPAFAAKLAEARIRTEVLEILEYRTLSAMSRGKNPGPAASMLKILATELSQKLTELALEAAGPRGRVYQPHATKPGGPIAEFIPPADGYHSGAEWQAVAPLRYFNDRAGSIYAGSNEIQRNILAKAALGL; translated from the coding sequence ATGGAATTCGACTGGTCAGCGGCCGATTTGGCGTTTCGGGACGAGGTACGGGCGTTTCTCGACGCGAAGTTGACGCCGGAGTTGCGGCGGGCGGGGCGATTGGCGACGAGTGTCTACCCCGACCACGAGGCCAGCATGCAGTGGCAGCGCATCCTGCACGAGAAGGGGTGGGCGGCGCCCGCTTGGCCGGTGGAGTACGGGGGATGTGGGTGGAGTTTGACCCAGCACTACATCTTCAATCGGGAGTCGACGCTGGCGGGGGCGCCCGCGCTGTCGCCGATGGGGATCAAGATGGTGGCGCACGCGATCATCGCGTACGGGACGCCGGAGCAGAAGGACTTCTATCTGCCGCGGATTCTGACCGGGGAAGTCTTCTTCTGCCAGGGGTATTCCGAGCCGGAGGCCGGGTCCGATCTGGCGTCGCTGACCATGGCGGCCGTCGACGACGGTGACGATTTCCTGTGCACCGGCAGCAAGATCTGGACTACCCATGCGACGGAAGCGAATTGGATCTTCTGCCTGGTGCGCACCTCGCGTACCGGGAAGAAGCAGCAGGGCATCACCTTCCTGCTGATCGATATGACCACGCCCGGCATCGAGATCCGGCCGTTGGTGATGACCTCCGGTGAGCAGGTGCAGAACCAGGTCTTCTTCGACAACGTGCGGGTACCCAAGCGCAACGTGCTCGGACAGATCGACGAGGGGTGGACTGTCGCGAAGTACCTGCTGGTGCACGAGCGCGGTGGCGCCATGGCACCGTTCCTGCAGGCGATGGCGCAGGAAATCGCCGTCGACGCGGCGGAACAGCCTGGGCCGGACGGTGCTCCGCTGATCGATGACCCGGCGTTCGCCGCGAAACTGGCGGAGGCGCGGATTCGCACCGAAGTACTCGAAATATTGGAGTACCGCACCCTTTCGGCGATGTCACGCGGGAAGAATCCGGGCCCCGCCGCCTCGATGCTGAAGATCTTGGCGACCGAGTTGAGCCAGAAACTGACCGAATTGGCGCTGGAAGCCGCCGGTCCGCGCGGTCGCGTGTATCAACCGCACGCCACGAAACCGGGTGGCCCGATCGCGGAGTTCATACCACCCGCGGACGGCTACCACAGCGGCGCGGAATGGCAGGCCGTCGCGCCACTGCGCTACTTCAACGACCGAGCGGGCTCGATTTACGCGGGCAGCAACGAGATTCAGCGAAACATCCTCGCCAAAGCAGCATTGGGGCTCTGA
- a CDS encoding UDP-glucose dehydrogenase family protein — protein MRCTVFGTGYLGATHAACMAELGHDVIGVDVDPGKVAKLSDGVVPFYEPGLEDVLRRNLDAGRLRFTTSYAEAAAHAEVHFLGVGTPQKKGEYAADLKYVHAVVDTLAPMLERPSVIIGKSTVPVGTAAALGTRARQLTATEIEVAWNPEFLREGFAVKDTLRPDRLVLGVDRERAAADWVEDLVREVYAELIADEVPFLLTDLATAELVKVSANAFLATKISFINAVSEVCEATGADVTMLADALGYDARIGRRFLNAGLGFGGGCLPKDIRAFMARSGELGADHAVAFLREVDNINMRRRTKVVDMAARACGGSLLGANVAVLGAAFKPESDDVRDSPALNVAGMIQLHGAVVTVYDPKALENSRRVFPTLNYATSVTEACERADVVLVLTEWDEFTALRPEDLARVVRTRSIIDGRNCLNRANWRAAGWVYAGLGTP, from the coding sequence ATGCGATGCACAGTCTTCGGAACCGGGTACCTCGGGGCCACGCACGCGGCGTGCATGGCCGAGCTCGGGCATGACGTCATCGGGGTGGATGTCGACCCGGGCAAGGTCGCGAAGCTGTCCGATGGCGTGGTGCCGTTCTACGAACCCGGACTCGAGGACGTGCTGCGGCGCAACCTCGATGCGGGCAGGCTGCGATTCACCACGTCGTACGCCGAGGCCGCGGCGCACGCCGAGGTGCATTTCCTTGGGGTGGGGACGCCGCAGAAGAAGGGCGAGTACGCCGCCGATCTGAAGTACGTGCACGCCGTGGTGGACACGCTCGCGCCGATGCTGGAGCGGCCGTCGGTGATCATCGGCAAGTCGACGGTGCCGGTCGGCACGGCCGCGGCGCTCGGCACCAGGGCGCGCCAGCTCACCGCTACCGAGATCGAGGTGGCGTGGAACCCCGAGTTCCTGCGCGAGGGCTTCGCGGTCAAGGACACACTGCGCCCGGATCGTCTTGTGCTCGGGGTGGATCGGGAGCGCGCGGCCGCCGACTGGGTGGAGGACTTGGTGCGCGAGGTCTACGCGGAGCTGATCGCCGACGAGGTGCCCTTCCTATTGACCGATTTGGCCACAGCCGAATTGGTGAAAGTTTCCGCCAACGCCTTTCTGGCGACCAAGATTTCGTTCATCAACGCGGTATCGGAAGTCTGCGAGGCGACCGGTGCGGATGTGACGATGCTCGCCGACGCGCTCGGCTACGACGCGCGCATCGGCCGCCGGTTCCTCAATGCCGGACTGGGTTTCGGCGGCGGTTGTCTGCCGAAGGACATTCGGGCCTTCATGGCGCGGTCCGGCGAGCTCGGCGCCGACCACGCGGTGGCGTTCCTGCGTGAGGTGGACAACATCAATATGCGTCGCCGCACCAAGGTGGTGGACATGGCGGCGCGCGCCTGCGGCGGTTCCTTGTTGGGCGCGAATGTCGCGGTGCTCGGCGCGGCGTTCAAACCGGAATCCGATGACGTGCGCGATTCACCCGCACTGAATGTGGCGGGCATGATCCAGCTGCACGGCGCGGTGGTGACCGTGTATGACCCGAAGGCACTGGAGAATTCGCGACGAGTGTTCCCCACCTTGAACTACGCCACCTCGGTAACCGAGGCGTGCGAACGCGCGGATGTTGTGTTGGTACTCACCGAATGGGACGAATTCACCGCACTGCGACCGGAGGATTTGGCACGGGTAGTCCGGACCCGATCGATCATCGACGGAAGGAACTGTCTCAATCGTGCCAACTGGCGTGCGGCCGGATGGGTGTACGCGGGACTCGGCACACCGTAG